A single window of Vigna radiata var. radiata cultivar VC1973A chromosome 4, Vradiata_ver6, whole genome shotgun sequence DNA harbors:
- the LOC106759326 gene encoding uncharacterized protein LOC106759326 isoform X1: protein MNSSGLGGGFLSGPSGAILDLESSFHRHQQTQLGHPSITGQQHLNIMGGLESDHPIGLIEVKNLNAGLNFAKGKAIAPSNSNELSEEDEPSYAEEGNCENLDGGKSKKGSPWQRMKWTDNVVRLLITVVSCVGDDGTIGGVDGHKRKPGVLQKKGKWKTVSKIMISKGCHVSPQQCEDKFNDLNKRYKRLNDILGRGTCCQVVENPALMDSIPNLSTKMKDDVRKILSSKHLFYKEMCAYHNGQRIPNCNELDLQGYSMEHGKDSRRENNGSEDEDNNDSEDDELEDEININAHEDGGRMQELCDRNILSEEDGHFGPQTSRMDKFEVEMARVFQDPGKSLREQREWIKIQMLQLQEQNISYQAQALELEKQRLKWLRYCSKKDRELERLRLENKRMKLENERRILKLKQKELETDFSTSEMSLDPASIGINRPQGREHISLGRQQ from the coding sequence ATGAATAGTTCGGGTTTGGGTGGAGGCTTTTTGTCTGGTCCTAGCGGGGCTATTTTGGACTTGGAATCTTCATTTCATAGACATCAACAGACTCAACTTGGTCATCCATCTATTACTGGTCAACAACACTTGAATATCATGGGTGGTCTCGAAAGTGATCACCCCATTGGCCTAATTGAAGTGAAAAATTTGAATGCCGGGTTGAATTTTGCTAAAGGAAAGGCAATTGCTCCTTCCAATAGTAATGAGTTGAGTGAGGAGGACGAACCTAGCTATGCAGAAGAAGGGAATTGTGAGAACCTGGATGGTGGGAAGAGCAAAAAGGGATCTCCTTGGCAGCGAATGAAGTGGACAGATAATGTGGTTAGGCTTCTTATTACAGTGGTGAGTTGTGTCGGTGATGATGGCACTATTGGGGGCGTGGATGGTCATAAAAGGAAACCTGGGGTTTTACAGAAGAAAGGCAAGTGGAAAACAGTCTCCAAGATAATGATAAGCAAGGGTTGCCATGTGTCGCCACAGCAGTGTGAGGACAAGTTCAATGACTTAAATAAGAGATACAAGAGGTTAAATGACATACTTGGAAGGGGAACTTGTTGTCAAGTGGTTGAGAATCCTGCATTAATGGATTCAATACCTAACCTGTCGACTAAGATGAAGGATGACGTTAGGAAGATCCTGAGCTCAAAACACCTGTTTTATAAGGAGATGTGTGCCTACCATAATGGGCAAAGAATACCAAATTGTAATGAACTTGATTTACAGGGTTATTCTATGGAGCATGGGAAGGACtcaagaagagaaaataatggATCTGAAGATGAAGATAACAATGATAGCGAGGATGATGAGTTGGAagatgaaattaatattaatgcacaCGAGGATGGAGGGAGGATGCAGGAACTCTGTGATAGAAATATATTAAGTGAGGAGGATGGCCATTTTGGTCCACAAACTTCTCGGATGGACAAATTTGAGGTTGAAATGGCAAGAGTTTTTCAAGACCCCGGGAAGTCATTACGCGAACAAAGAGAGTGGATTAAAATCCAGATGTTGCAGCTTCAAGAGCAAAATATCAGCTACCAAGCCCAAGCTCTTGAACTTGAGAAACAACGGCTTAAGTGGTTAAGATACTGCAGCAAGAAGGACAGAGAGCTGGAGAGACTGAGATTGGAGaacaaaagaatgaaattagaaaatgaGCGCAGGATCTTGAAACTGAAACAAAAAGAGCTAGAGACAGATTTCAGTACATCTGAAATGTCTTTAGACCCTGCCTCTATAGGAATCAACCGGCCGCAGGGGAGGGAGCATATCAGCTTAGGCAGACAACAGTAG
- the LOC106759326 gene encoding ADP,ATP carrier protein 1, mitochondrial isoform X2, with product MMIDKQQHPRIEQKLAGQLHLRSNSNLSPHVGTCYGGLKRLALFQQRFSLAKFSNAGLQFPVMPACKPTNYMHSAGSPVFIPSPSEKNWGRFATDFLMGGVSAAVSKSAAAPIERVKLLIQNQDEMIKAGRLSEPYKGIGDCFGRTIKDEGFVSLWRGNTANVIRYFPTQALNFAFKDYFKKLFNFKKDRDGYWKWFAGNVASGGAAGAVSLVFVYSLDYARTRLANDAKAGKKGGERQFNGLIDVYRKTLQSDGVAGLYRGFNVSCVGIIVYRGLYFGMYDSLKPVVLVGTLQDSFLASFALGWLVTISASIASYPLDTVRRRMMMTSGEAVKYKSSLDAFSQIVKNEGSKSLFKGAAANILRAVAGAGVLAGYDKLQLLVLGKKYGSGGA from the exons ATGATGATTGATAAACAACAGCACCCAAGGATCGAGCAAAAGCTTGCTGGGCAGCTTCACTTGAGATCCAACTCCAACCTTTCCCCACATGTTGGAACCTGTTACGGAGGTTTGAAAAGGCTAGCTCTGTTTCAGCAGCGATTCTCACtagcaaaattttcaaatgcaGGGTTACAGTTCCCTGTCATGCCTGCATGCAAACCCACAAACTACATGCATTCTGCAGGTTCACCAGTGTTCATCCCATCGCCCTCGGAGAAAAACTGGGGAAGGTTTGCCACTGATTTTCTCATGGGTGGAGTTTCTGCGGCAGTGTCCAAGAGTGCAGCTGCTCCCATTGAGCGTGTAAAGCTTCTCATTCAAAATCAGGATGAGATGATCAAAGCGGGCAGGCTCTCTGAACCCTACAAGGGCATTGGAGATTGCTTTGGAAGAACAATCAAAGACGAAGGGTTTGTTTCATTGTGGAGAGGGAACACTGCTAATGTTATCCGTTACTTCCCAACACAG GCCTTGAATTTTGCATTTAAAGACTACTTTAAGAAGCTGTTCAACTTCAAGAAAGACAGGGATGGATACTGGAAATGGTTTGCAGGGAACGTAGCATCTGGTGGTGCAGCAGGAGCTGTGTCTTTGGTGTTTGTATATTCATTGGATTACGCTCGAACCCGCCTTGCCAATGATGCCAAGGCTGGAAAGAAGGGTGGAGAGAGGCAATTCAATGGCTTGATCGATGTGTACAGGAAGACTCTTCAATCAGACGGTGTTGCTGGCCTCTACCGTGGCTTCAACGTCTCTTGCGTTGGAATCATTGTTTACCGTGGTTTATATTTTGGCATGTATGATTCTCTGAAACCAGTGGTCTTGGTGGGAACTTTGCAG GATAGTTTCTTGGCTAGCTTTGCTCTGGGGTGGCTGGTTACTATCAGTGCAAGCATTGCCTCGTACCCCCTGGATACGGTTCGCAGAAGAATGATGATGACATCGGGTGAAGCTGTGAAGTACAAAAGCTCTTTGGATGCATTCTCGCAAATCGTGAAGAATGAAGGTTCAAAATCTCTCTTCAAGGGTGCCGCCGCAAACATCCTTCGTGCAGTTGCAGGTGCTGGTGTGCTTGCTGGTTATGACAAACTTCAGTTACTTGTTCTTGGAAAGAAGTATGGTTCTGGTGGGGCTTGA
- the LOC106759326 gene encoding ADP,ATP carrier protein, mitochondrial isoform X4: MMIDKQQHPRIEQKLAGQLHLRSNSNLSPHVGTCYGGLKRLALFQQRFSLAKFSNAGLQFPVMPACKPTNYMHSAGSPVFIPSPSEKNWGRFATDFLMGGVSAAVSKSAAAPIERVKLLIQNQDEMIKAGRLSEPYKGIGDCFGRTIKDEGFVSLWRGNTANVIRYFPTQALNFAFKDYFKKLFNFKKDRDGYWKWFAGNVASGGAAGAVSLVFVYSLDYARTRLANDAKAGKKGGERQFNGLIDVYRKTLQSDGVAGLYRGFNVSCVGIIVYRGLYFGMYDSLKPVVLVGTLQFLG; the protein is encoded by the exons ATGATGATTGATAAACAACAGCACCCAAGGATCGAGCAAAAGCTTGCTGGGCAGCTTCACTTGAGATCCAACTCCAACCTTTCCCCACATGTTGGAACCTGTTACGGAGGTTTGAAAAGGCTAGCTCTGTTTCAGCAGCGATTCTCACtagcaaaattttcaaatgcaGGGTTACAGTTCCCTGTCATGCCTGCATGCAAACCCACAAACTACATGCATTCTGCAGGTTCACCAGTGTTCATCCCATCGCCCTCGGAGAAAAACTGGGGAAGGTTTGCCACTGATTTTCTCATGGGTGGAGTTTCTGCGGCAGTGTCCAAGAGTGCAGCTGCTCCCATTGAGCGTGTAAAGCTTCTCATTCAAAATCAGGATGAGATGATCAAAGCGGGCAGGCTCTCTGAACCCTACAAGGGCATTGGAGATTGCTTTGGAAGAACAATCAAAGACGAAGGGTTTGTTTCATTGTGGAGAGGGAACACTGCTAATGTTATCCGTTACTTCCCAACACAG GCCTTGAATTTTGCATTTAAAGACTACTTTAAGAAGCTGTTCAACTTCAAGAAAGACAGGGATGGATACTGGAAATGGTTTGCAGGGAACGTAGCATCTGGTGGTGCAGCAGGAGCTGTGTCTTTGGTGTTTGTATATTCATTGGATTACGCTCGAACCCGCCTTGCCAATGATGCCAAGGCTGGAAAGAAGGGTGGAGAGAGGCAATTCAATGGCTTGATCGATGTGTACAGGAAGACTCTTCAATCAGACGGTGTTGCTGGCCTCTACCGTGGCTTCAACGTCTCTTGCGTTGGAATCATTGTTTACCGTGGTTTATATTTTGGCATGTATGATTCTCTGAAACCAGTGGTCTTGGTGGGAACTTTGCAG TTTCTTGGCTAG
- the LOC106759326 gene encoding ADP,ATP carrier protein 1, mitochondrial isoform X3, with amino-acid sequence MMIDKQQHPRIEQKLAGQLHLRSNSNLSPHVGTCYGGSPVFIPSPSEKNWGRFATDFLMGGVSAAVSKSAAAPIERVKLLIQNQDEMIKAGRLSEPYKGIGDCFGRTIKDEGFVSLWRGNTANVIRYFPTQALNFAFKDYFKKLFNFKKDRDGYWKWFAGNVASGGAAGAVSLVFVYSLDYARTRLANDAKAGKKGGERQFNGLIDVYRKTLQSDGVAGLYRGFNVSCVGIIVYRGLYFGMYDSLKPVVLVGTLQDSFLASFALGWLVTISASIASYPLDTVRRRMMMTSGEAVKYKSSLDAFSQIVKNEGSKSLFKGAAANILRAVAGAGVLAGYDKLQLLVLGKKYGSGGA; translated from the exons ATGATGATTGATAAACAACAGCACCCAAGGATCGAGCAAAAGCTTGCTGGGCAGCTTCACTTGAGATCCAACTCCAACCTTTCCCCACATGTTGGAACCTGTTACGGAG GTTCACCAGTGTTCATCCCATCGCCCTCGGAGAAAAACTGGGGAAGGTTTGCCACTGATTTTCTCATGGGTGGAGTTTCTGCGGCAGTGTCCAAGAGTGCAGCTGCTCCCATTGAGCGTGTAAAGCTTCTCATTCAAAATCAGGATGAGATGATCAAAGCGGGCAGGCTCTCTGAACCCTACAAGGGCATTGGAGATTGCTTTGGAAGAACAATCAAAGACGAAGGGTTTGTTTCATTGTGGAGAGGGAACACTGCTAATGTTATCCGTTACTTCCCAACACAG GCCTTGAATTTTGCATTTAAAGACTACTTTAAGAAGCTGTTCAACTTCAAGAAAGACAGGGATGGATACTGGAAATGGTTTGCAGGGAACGTAGCATCTGGTGGTGCAGCAGGAGCTGTGTCTTTGGTGTTTGTATATTCATTGGATTACGCTCGAACCCGCCTTGCCAATGATGCCAAGGCTGGAAAGAAGGGTGGAGAGAGGCAATTCAATGGCTTGATCGATGTGTACAGGAAGACTCTTCAATCAGACGGTGTTGCTGGCCTCTACCGTGGCTTCAACGTCTCTTGCGTTGGAATCATTGTTTACCGTGGTTTATATTTTGGCATGTATGATTCTCTGAAACCAGTGGTCTTGGTGGGAACTTTGCAG GATAGTTTCTTGGCTAGCTTTGCTCTGGGGTGGCTGGTTACTATCAGTGCAAGCATTGCCTCGTACCCCCTGGATACGGTTCGCAGAAGAATGATGATGACATCGGGTGAAGCTGTGAAGTACAAAAGCTCTTTGGATGCATTCTCGCAAATCGTGAAGAATGAAGGTTCAAAATCTCTCTTCAAGGGTGCCGCCGCAAACATCCTTCGTGCAGTTGCAGGTGCTGGTGTGCTTGCTGGTTATGACAAACTTCAGTTACTTGTTCTTGGAAAGAAGTATGGTTCTGGTGGGGCTTGA